The genomic region ATGGGATATCGTTTCGTTAGTCAGCAGTGAACAGTTGTCAGTTATCAGTGTACAGACGTTACATGTAACGTCTGTACATAGTTATCAGTTAATTCCGATCTACGACTTACCTGTTACTCTCATAAACTGTAAATTTAATTATGCGTTTAATTCTTAGCTCGATCGCCGCGATCGCTTTTCTGACATTGCCTACAATTGTGGCAGCGCAATCTACCTCTCCTAACTCAGACAACAGTCCTTCTTTTGAACTTCCACGACGCACTCCTAGAAATCCTAGCAGACCTGCCGAACCACCAGCACCACCAGAAGAATATGAAAAGAAAATAGAAGATATTCAAAATTTAGTCAATAGTAATAAGCAGGTAAAAACGATGTGTGCTAATTATATAAACGATATAGAATATCAGTTTTACAGTAATAAGTTGCAAATTGATATTGGCAATAATAGTTGTGCTTTTACCATTATTAAAGAAGTTATTCAACCGCAACTAGCTGAAGGTAAAATTAGAACCTACGAATATACAGGCGATCGCGAAGGGGTAATTGTTACGTTTTAGTTTAATTCTTTAAAAAGTAAGTAAAACTAGTGACTAGTGAGTAATAGTAATAAGAGCTAATAGCTAACCACTCACAAATGACAAATGACAAATAACTAAACAGTTTATGAATTCTGTATATATTACCGTATGACCAAGCTAATTATTCAAATTCCTTGTTATAACGAAGCAGAAACGTTAGGAATTACTCTCTCGTCATTGCCGCGGGAAATTCCGGGAATTAGCTGTGTAGAATGGTTAGTAATTGATGATGGCAGTACGGATAAAACACTTGCAGTTGCTAAAGATTTTGGGGTCGATCGCATAGTGAGATTGAACCACAATCAAGGACTCGCAAAAGCATTTATGGCAGGGATAGAAGCCTGTCTAATCGCAGGAGCAGATATTATTGTTAATACTGATGCAGATAACCAATATTGTGCTGATGATATTCCTAAATTAATTGCCCCTATTTTATTAGGTAGAGCAGAAATTGTCATTGGCACGCGACCAATTCATAAAATTAAACACTTTTCCCCAACCAAAAAAGTTTTACAAAAATTAGGAAGTTGGGTGGTACGCCTTGCTAGTAACACAGACATTCCCGACGCACCCAGCGGCTTTCGGGCGATGAGCCGAGCAGCAGCAATGCAATTAAATGTATTTAACGAATATACTTATACGCTAGAAACAATTATTCAAGCTGGACAGAAAGGTATTCCGATTACTGCCGTTCCGATTAGAACGAATAAATATCTCAGACCTTCGCGTTTAGTTAAAAACATTCCAACTTACATTCAGCGATCGCTCTTTACAATTTTACGTATTTTCATGACATATCAGCCCCTAAAATTCTTCACAATTTTAGGCAGCATTCCTTTTAGTTTAGGTACATTGCTGGGGATTCGATGGCTGATATTTTTTCTGGACGGCACAACTCGTACTCGTATTCCTAGCTTAATTTTAGCAGCAATTTTAATTATTACTGGCGTACAATTGTGGCTTTTTGGCTTAGTTGCCGATCTCTTAGCAGTCAACCGCAAAGTATTAGAAGAAATTCAATTACGACTACGACGGGCAGATATTGAAGGGAGCAGGGAGGAGAAGAGAGCTGGGGGAGCTGAGGGAGCTGAGGGAGCTGGGGGAGAAAAAACAACACTCAACAGTCAACTGTCTTCACGCAGTGTAGCGCCAGCGTCTACTGTTAACCAACAACAAATGACTAATGACTAATGATTAATGACTAATAAAAACCTGTTTGCTAAAGAAGCGATCGCCCAAATTCCTAAAATTCTAACCCTGATGGATCGGAACGTCCATAGCCCTACTTATGGATGTTGCGATCGCAATTTTTGGCATTATAAAATTATCGATTTTCCCAGCGGGATGGCGCAAGAATTTGTCTTACCTCTCGCTTTAGCATACGATACAGATTTACGAAATAACCCTTTTTATCGCCAAAATATCGTGCCTCAGTGGGTAGAAGCAGGAATTTTATATGCTGCCCGTAGCGCTCATGCAGATGGTTCCTGTGACGACTATTTTCCCTACGAACGAGCTGCTGGTGCAGCGGCTTTTTCTCTCCTTGCCTGTATTGATAGCTACACCCTATTAAAACTCAATAATCCTATCGCTCTGCAATTTTTTACTAAACGTGCTGATTGGTTGGCAAAACATCATGAAAGTGGTAGACTCACCAATCACCAAGCCTTGATTGTTTTGTGTTTTGAACTACTTTCAAATCTATTAAAAACCTCTCAGTGGGATCGGGCAAAAGTTCAGCGCTTAGAACGAGTTTTAGCATGGCAAAGTAGCGAAGGTTGGTTTCAAGAATATGAAGGTTGCGATCCTGGCTACCATACTTTAACTATTTCTTGTTTAGCACGAATTTATCAACTTAAACCTGATATTCGCATCAAAGAGGCATTAATCAAAGCGGTTGAATTAGCTGCTCAGTTCGTCCATCCTGATGGTTCATACGGGGGAGAATATACTAGTCGTAATACATATAATTTCTTTCCTCATGGTTTTGAATTAGTTGGACGATGGTTTCCCGATGCTTTAAGAATTAATGATGCTTTTTTAGTTGGATTAGCGAACGGTTTAGCACCTTGTTATAGTGACGATCATATTATCGGACATCATACTTGGAATTACTTGTTGGCTTGGCGCGATTTTGTTCCTCAACGTCCTTTATCTCAATCTCGTCCTACAGGTAGAATTTGGCTACCCGAAGCGAGAATTTTAATAGATCGACTTCCTAGTACGTGCGCACAGCCGTTCGCCCCTACCAACTCTCCAACGTACGAACTCTACTTAGCACTGAATAAGGGAGGCACGTTTAAACTATTTCGTAACAACCAGTTAATCGCATCAGATACGCAGTTTTCACTGTTGATGAAAGAAGGTAAAAAAATTAAGAATGCAGTTGGACATTTAGTAGGAAATTATGCGATCAATCTAGAACACAACAAAATTATAATTCAAGGACAGTTGGGATGGGCGAAACAAAAACAAATGACACCAGCCAACTTAATGATATTACGCATAGTTATGCTGGGCTTCGGACGATTTTTTCCTAATTTGATTCGGAAGCTGTTACAAAAAGTATTGATTGTTGGCAAGAAAGACGCACCATTCTGGTTTCAACGTCAACTGCTCTGGGAAAATGGGAAATTACACGTAATTGACGAATTGAAGGCTAAGACCTGGGAAAATGTTATAGCTGCTGATATTGGTTGCGATCGCACTTCAATTTATGTTGTTATGAGTCGGACTTTTCAAATTGGTCAATTGCAAACTGAATGGAATTTGACTGAAGAAGTCAAACAACTCGCCCCAGGTGAATCGCTAAAATTAGAACGGTATTTTTAGAAAGTATTGTTAATACATCATCTCTCCAAGAAATGGGAAATTTTTTAGTTATAGATATGAAACGAATAATTTCTATTGTAGTTAGCTTAATAATTTTAGTAATTATTTATTGGAAAATCGACTTTACTAATCTCATCGAAGTATTTCAAAACTCAAACATTTACTGGATAATAGTCAGTCTATGTATGGTCGTACCCATAACAACTATTACAGCATGGCGATTGCAGCAACTAGCTCCTAAACAAGCTCAACTAAGCTTTGGAGAAGCCAATAAACTAATTTTAGCTGCTAGCGTACTTAATATGGTCTTACCATCAAAGATGGGCGATATTGCTAAAGCTTATTTTATGCGACAGCAAGGGCATTTAACTGGCTCTTTGTCTTTATCTTTAGTAGTTTTTGAGAAAACTTGCGATTTACTATCATTATTATTATGGTGTGTTTTTGGTTTAATTCTTTATCCTTATAAAAATTGGTTATTTTGGCTAATGACAGTCAGTGTGGGATTAGGTCTAACCCTTGGGTTACTCTTACTCAGTTCTCCTAAGTTCGCTCAAATATTTTTTGTTTTAAGTAAAGCGATCGCCACCAAGAAACTGAAAATTAAAATTCAAAAATTGCAATTTTCTTGGGAAGAAATGCATCATTACTTTTGGCGCGATCGAGCCAATTTATTCAAAATCGCCTTAACGTCTATTTTTATTTGGTTTTTACATTTATTACAAATTTGGTTTTTCATTCTGGCTCTAAAAGCCTGGACACCATTTTTAGCCAATCTTGCGCTCTCTCCATTAGCGATTTTAGCAGGATTATTACCGCTGACGTTTGCTGGTGTTGGTACTCGTGATGCTGCATTAATTGCATTCTACCAACCCTATTTTAATGCTCCTACGGCAGCTGCTTTAGGTTTACTATGCACGTCTCGCTACTTACTACCTGCAATTGGTGGTTTACCTTTTTTAGGACAATATTTATCAACTGTTCGCAATCTTTTTCCAGAGAAGTAGAGATGAGAAAAATCTCATCTTAAATTCACAAGTTTGTTACTTTTATAGAGTAGTCTTGCGCCTGTGAAGAAAATTCATGTATATTCTATTGAGTGTTTCTAGTCGCAGGAATCGTGTTACAGATTATTAGCAATAATATTCGTACAAGCATGTTTGTATTTGGTGCAACGCTTGCACTAACAAATAGTGTATTTGCCAGCGAGTTGAAGCAAGAAAATACAGATTTAGAGCGAGCAAATAACTTATCTTCTAGTTTTAAAGCGACCGCACCTTACGAATCTAACAGCCTCGACCGAATAACTCCTGTTTCCCAACTCGACAATATCAACACTGATGATTGGCAATGGCAAACATTAAAATTTCTTAGCCAACGCTATCATCCGGCAATTGATTTGAATGGCGATCGCAGCTTCACACGTTATGAATTTGCCGCTACTTTAGATACTCTTCTCACTGAGATCGCAAAACTAATTGCTACAGGTGACGTTGAACGGGTGAGTCAAGCAGACCTCACTAAATTACAAAGACTGCAAACAGAATTTGCTACTGAATTAGCTAGTCTACAAATAAGAAGAGTAGAGGAATTAGAAAGTCAAACCCAACAGCTTGAAGCACAACAATTTTCTACAACCACAACTCTCTCAGGTCAAGTCATCTTTTCTGTCAGTGGCGCTGTAGGTGACGAAAAAGCAGATGGTAGTGGTGAAAAAGTAGATAGCAATTTAGTTTTGAGCGATCGCGTGCGACTGACTTTTAATTCTAGTTTCATGGGAGAAGATCGTCTGAGGGTGCGCATACAAGCGAATAACTTCCCAGGAGTTGAAGATGCGACTGGGACAACAATGGCGCGATTGGGATTTGAAGAGGATAGCGAGAATCAGTTTGAGTTAACGCGCATCGAGTACCGCTTTCCGGTTGGCGAACAAACTACAGTTTACGCTGGAATCTTCGGTAGTGGAATAGATGACTTCGCCGATACAGTCAATACTTTCCTTGATAGTAGCAGTCGGGGGGCAGTATCCCGCTTTGGTAGGCGCAATCCGATTTACAGACAAGGTTCGGGTACGGGAGTAGGTGTTGAATACGATTTGACTGAGGAGATTTCTCTGCAACTGGGTTATGTCGCTGAAGATGCTAACGAACCGGAATCTGGAATTGGTGGTAGTGCTTACGGCGCGATCGCGCAATTGTATTTTGAATATACCGATCGATTTGAGTTAGGTTTAGCTTACGTACATTCCTACAACGAGCTAGATACAGGTACGGGAAGCGAACTAGCCAACGATCCTTTTGACGAAAACAGCGATGCTATCCGAGCAAATTCTTATGGTATTGCTACAACTTGGCAGATTAATCCTAAATTTGCGATCGGTGGATGGATGGGTTTGACGAATGCGACAGCCGCAGATTTACCAGGTAATCCAACCGCAGAAATTTTTAATTATGCTCTCACCTTTGCCTTTCCTGATTTAGGGAAAGAAGGTAGCTTAGGTGGAATTGTTATCGGTCAACCACCAAAGGTCACAAATACCGATTTTGGGAGATTTCGCGATCGAGATACTTCACCACACTTGGAAATATTCTACCGCCTCCAAGCCACCGAAAATATTTCAATTACCCCTGGTGTATTAATAATTACTAATCCCGAACACGACAACAACAATAGCTCTGTATATGTCGGTACAATTCGTACTACTTTTGACTTCTAAGTGCGGAAATTTAAATGAGTATTAAAAAAACATTAAATAACCTGTTCAGCTTAATTAAGCTTGCGATTAGGCTATAGCAATCCTAGTCAATGATTGGTGGCATGAACGTCTTATTGATGGCGAGAGTATCTTTCGTATACAAGCACTTCAGCCTGCTCTACACTCATGGTGAAATAGAATTACTTCTTATTAAATCGGGATGCAATTTTTGCACGCTAGAGTTTTTCAGTTGAATTATCCGAGGTTTTCTCTACTTGAATTGACCTAAATCATGCTGCGAATAATGCTTTCAAGTCTCTGATACCATACTCAATATAACATTCAGTAAATCCACCGTATTCAGCAGATTAATTACTCCAGTAAATTCTAATCAAATCAAAAGATAAAAAACACTTTTATCAAGTGTAAAATTTACCCAATTAGGACAATACTCAAGTTTTTTGGAGACCGTATATCATCGATTTGATGATGCATTTTTCTCTAAAAAAATGGGTAAAAGCTTCAGGCTTACCTACGCAGAGTGCTTGGGCGAAATTATTGCGATCGGTAGCCGCGTTAGGCTAATGATTCAATTATTTTTATCTCTTCTGATAGTAAAAGCATTACAGGTAAAGCTTCATTTGTAGCAATCTACCTGTAATAGATCTATTTGTTCACCACTATTTACCTAATCAAAACATGAGTACTATCAACGGCACAAACGCTAGTGAAACCATTAATGGTACTAGCGCTGACGATCTAATTAATGCTTTCGGAGGCAATGATATCGTTAATGCTGAGGACGGAAACGATACTGTTTTTGGCGGCGATGGTAATGACACTATCAATGGAGAAGATGGCGATGACTTTCTCTATGGTGGAAACAATAACGATACTATAAATGGTGACGACGGTAACGACGAAATCTTTGGCGATTCGGGTAATGATATCCTCAGAGGCGATAATGGCGATGACATCATAAATGGCGGAGTTGGTGATGACCAACTCTTCGGTCAAGAAGGTAACGACACCCTCATAGGTGGAGATGGAATAGATCGACTCAATGGTGAAGATAGCAACGACACCCTCGATGGTGGACTCAATAATGATATTCTTGATGGCGGATTTGGAGACGACATTATTTTCGGTAGAGATGGCAACGACCAACTTTTTGGTAGAGATGGAAGCGACCAACTAAATGGTGAAGCAGGAGATGATACTATTAGTGGTGAAACAGGTGACGATACCATTAATGGTGGCATTGGCATAGACAACGTTACAGGCGGATTTGGCAACGATAGTATCAATGGTGGGGATGGTAATGACACCCTCAACGGTCAGGAAGACAACGACACCATTCTGGGTGGAAATGGCACAGATACCATAACAGGTGGTTTTGGCAGTGACATCTTGACTGGTGGTGCTGGCAACGACACCTTTATTTTTACTGACCCAAATCAAGGAATTGACACCATCACAGACTTTTCTAATGTCACAGGCAATAATGACATCTTTCGAGTTTCTGCTGCTGCTTTTGGCGGAGGTTTAGTACCAGGTGCTGTCATTTTAACTTCTCAGTTTCAATTAGGTGCAGCAGCGAACGATGCCAGCGATAGATTCATCTACGACAGTAGCATCGGTACTCTTTACTTTGACGTAGATGGTAACGGTAGTACCTCTCAAATTGAACTCGTCAGACTAGATGGCAATCCTACAATTACTAGGAACGATATTTTTGTGATTGCGTAGTGACTTCTGAATAAATCCATAAATACCGTATCTCATTTGTTGCTGAGGTGAAAGTTAAATCTAAAGCCAAGGAATAAATGAGATACGGAAAACAGCTACAAAATCTCAAATTATCGAATTACTAACGAGCTATTTATAGATTTATTGTAGATAAAAACTTTTCATATCCTGCTTGCAATTGGCGCTTACCGTCACGTTCAATAATGCTGCCATGAGCCATGATGACTCGATGAAAATCCCAACAAAGAACTTTTTGGATTGACTGTTTTACCTGTGCTTTATCGCGAGAAGCAAGTTTTTCTAATAATGTTGGTTCCAACTGACGATCGCCTCCTAAAACTTTGGCAATTAAGCGCGTTTGCCACGGAAAACTATCATCAAAATGAAAAGCTGTATCAGTCAAAATCAAAGTTTGGCTTTCTCGATGCCAAAATACAATTTCATTTAATATTCCCGAATTGCCGATACCTATAGTTTGAAATCCGGCAAATAAAAGATATTCTACTTCATTCAAATTGCCAATTTTACCACATTCGTTGAGGATGCGATCGCTCTTTATATCTGGTCTTTTCAAGTCTAAACCTGGAGCAATCCAAATCTCAGCATTAGGATAAATCGACTTGAAGTTGTTGAGAAAAAGATGATGATAGCAATTTGGCGCAATAATGGTGGTGACGTGACCCAGTGCGTTAATTTGCTGAATAGTTGTTTCATCAACATCAATGGGAGAAATAATTATAAGTTCGCCATTGTCAAGGCGAATTACTGTCATTCTCGTTCCCACTTCTAGACCTAAAAACTTAAGTTGCCGTTCGCCAACCCAGATATTTCGATCGATTTCTCTCAGCATAAGGTTAGGGTGTGGGGTGTACTGAATCCAATAATTAGCGATCGCCATTCTAAACGTGAGGAATCCTCATATTTTCATAATCTGAGAAATCCTCACGTTTGTCAAGAGAGACAGATAAACCCGACCGTACAATTACCGATCCATGACTTCCAGGCATTTACCGCAACAATCCCGTAGCAGAAAAAGATTTGAGCAAATTCTGCAAGCCGCCGCCGCAGTGTTTGCCGAAGTTGGCTATGAAGCAGCTTCTACGGAGGCGATCGCACAACGGGCAAATACTTCTATTGGCTCGCTTTATCGCTTTTTTCCAGATAAAACTGCGGTTTTATACGCCTTGGCAGAGAGATATGCCGAGCAAATGCGGGATTTATTTGTCACTAAGTTCAATTCCTCAACAGTAGATCGACCTCTGGCTCAGGTAGTCAGCGATACAGTCGAAGCATTTGATGATTTTTTCACGACCGTACCAGGGGCGCAAGCAATTATGTTGCGATCGCGAGTTTCTCCTGAGTTACAGGCGGTGAATCAACGTGCCGATCGCGAAATTGTGGCACATTTAGCAGCTTTTTTTGCCTTGCGACAACCGCAGATGGAACCAGAGCAACGCCAGCTAGCGGCTTTAGTCAGCGTAGAAATTACTGGAGCCTTACAGCTATTATCCCTTGCCCAAACAGAACAGTTACGACAGCAGATCGTGACCGAAACCAAACACATCTTAATTCGCTATCTTCAACCGCTTTTTCCCGATTGCGATCCGACACATGAGAAAACTGGGAGCTAATACTAAGGCGATCGCATAACCCAGATAAGCGCGATCGTCCTAATGCTAAATACTCCCACGTAGGATTATCGTGAAGCCATTTGCAAGATAACTTAAGGAAACTTATCTGAGTGAGTAAATGAAGAAATTTTTTATAATTTAGTAACAAAAAAGTAGGGTAAGTATTACCCACCCTACTAATAGCCAGTCACTGGTTACAAGTCGTAAGTCGAGAATTAACTGGTCACTGGTCACTGGTCACTGATAACTGCTCCCTACTCCCTACTCCCTACTCCCTATTAAACAAAGCGATCGCCTTTACCATCTTTACGACGAATGCCGATTACAGAAGGACGAGGTGGTCCGTAAAGATCTCCCGCTAAATTGCTGGGCCAATTACTACCGCGTGGAACAGTTCTGTTTTGGGTAAACAGAGTTCCATCCAAATTCAGCATCTCAATGTCTCGATTTAGACTTTGAGGTGGATTAAAAGGAACGTTTTCCCCAGGATGCTGCACGGCAATAATTAAGGTATCGCTGACAAAGGTAGGTCCTGTCATTTCGCAGCGCGGGGGACCATAGGCAAAGGGTACGATCTGCCCTGCATTCTCACCATCTAGAGGAATGTAGAACAGCCAGTTATTACCAAAAACTCCAATTAAATCGGATGTTTGAATGTTGAGATCGGAGGACGCACCTTCTACCACAGCTCCAACTACTGTATGGTCAATGTTGAGTAGTTTTGCTGCTGCTCCTTCACCAAAACCGTTATGAGCGCCAGTGGACATATCCGTGACACCCCAGACGTTATTTTGGCTGTCGAAAGCAAGGTTATCCACGTTAGCAAAACCGTCTCCTGGCTCGGCTCCTGCTTCCCCACCTTTGGCTAAGCGTTCCCAACGGAAAGTTAGACCTGTATTATCGGAGCTGTTTTCAGTAATCTTAAACAGTTCTCCTGAAGGCTGTCCCGCGTTGACATCTTTGCTGTATTTAGAAACAACAAATATACGGGAATCTGGATAACCATCGCTACCTGGCGCACCATCGGTATAAGCGATGAAGACTTCCCTCGAATTGCGAGGATTGATTTCCAAATCTTCAGGACGAGCGGTAGGAGTACCACCGATGAGGTTAGCAGCTAAAAAGGCATCAACTAAAACTGCGCCTTGACTGGTATAGAAATCTGAGAGTTTCTTACCTTGGTAGTCTTTTAAAGCCGTAGCCTCATTCTCGGTCGTAATGTTGTACTTACCACCATCTTTTGTTTGTGCGGCAATGCCGTTGCGTCGCGGTAATGGCAGCAGTGCGTTGCGCGTCGCTTTACCCAAAGCTTTAATTTCTACCGAGCCAAGCGTGGAAGGGGAAATGGGGTTGGTACTCGCACCAATCTCCAACGGTAGCCATTCACCCGTACCATCAGGATTGTATCGGGCAACGTAGAGCGTACCCGTCTCAAATAGTTCGCTATTTTTCTTGTCTTCAGGGGATTTGACCTTCCCTGCACTGACAAATTTCCAGGTATGTCCGCCACGGCGATCGTCACCCATATAGGCAACGAGTTTTTTTCCAGACTCCGCCACCATAGTGATATTCTCATGGCGGAAGCGACCGAGAGCAGTATGTTTGCGCGATCGCCATTTGGGATTGGCGGGATCGATCTCGACCATCCAGCCGTATTTTTCCCCGACCATACCGAATTCAGCTCCAGTCGTGCCTTCGGTGTATTCTGTCTGCGTACCGTTAGGCAGAACTGCTTCTGTCACTCCGACGAAGAACTCTTCACTAGCTTGGAAGTTCTCTTCTGCGGACACGATCGTTCCCCAGGGAGTTGTACCACCAGAACAGTTGTGTCCCGTACCGATGATTTTGCTACCCAATCCATCGGTGTTGACGGCTTCAAATACATCCTTAGCAGCCGCACCCGTACCGATGAGGTAGTTGAGATCGCCTTTCTGGTAGCTTTTTTCGCCCCAGGATGTGACTTCTTTGTAAGCATCAGTGCGATCGCTGTTGATTCCTAAGCCTGACAAGGTGTGGATGCGGCGATTTTTCGGGTCTTTAACAACGCTGTAACGTCCGTCATTATCTTGGCGGATTCTGACAATCGAACCACCCATGTTGTAGAGAAACTCACCTAGCAAGGTGCGGTTTTTCTCGCTAATATTAATTCCTAAATAAGGGAAAGATTCGGAGAACCCTGCCAAATCTTCTGGGGTTTCAGGCGCGAGAAGGGAAATGGGGTAGGAGACGT from Chroococcidiopsis sp. SAG 2025 harbors:
- a CDS encoding glycosyltransferase family 2 protein, translated to MTKLIIQIPCYNEAETLGITLSSLPREIPGISCVEWLVIDDGSTDKTLAVAKDFGVDRIVRLNHNQGLAKAFMAGIEACLIAGADIIVNTDADNQYCADDIPKLIAPILLGRAEIVIGTRPIHKIKHFSPTKKVLQKLGSWVVRLASNTDIPDAPSGFRAMSRAAAMQLNVFNEYTYTLETIIQAGQKGIPITAVPIRTNKYLRPSRLVKNIPTYIQRSLFTILRIFMTYQPLKFFTILGSIPFSLGTLLGIRWLIFFLDGTTRTRIPSLILAAILIITGVQLWLFGLVADLLAVNRKVLEEIQLRLRRADIEGSREEKRAGGAEGAEGAGGEKTTLNSQLSSRSVAPASTVNQQQMTND
- a CDS encoding lysylphosphatidylglycerol synthase transmembrane domain-containing protein, which gives rise to MKRIISIVVSLIILVIIYWKIDFTNLIEVFQNSNIYWIIVSLCMVVPITTITAWRLQQLAPKQAQLSFGEANKLILAASVLNMVLPSKMGDIAKAYFMRQQGHLTGSLSLSLVVFEKTCDLLSLLLWCVFGLILYPYKNWLFWLMTVSVGLGLTLGLLLLSSPKFAQIFFVLSKAIATKKLKIKIQKLQFSWEEMHHYFWRDRANLFKIALTSIFIWFLHLLQIWFFILALKAWTPFLANLALSPLAILAGLLPLTFAGVGTRDAALIAFYQPYFNAPTAAALGLLCTSRYLLPAIGGLPFLGQYLSTVRNLFPEK
- a CDS encoding iron uptake porin, which codes for MFVFGATLALTNSVFASELKQENTDLERANNLSSSFKATAPYESNSLDRITPVSQLDNINTDDWQWQTLKFLSQRYHPAIDLNGDRSFTRYEFAATLDTLLTEIAKLIATGDVERVSQADLTKLQRLQTEFATELASLQIRRVEELESQTQQLEAQQFSTTTTLSGQVIFSVSGAVGDEKADGSGEKVDSNLVLSDRVRLTFNSSFMGEDRLRVRIQANNFPGVEDATGTTMARLGFEEDSENQFELTRIEYRFPVGEQTTVYAGIFGSGIDDFADTVNTFLDSSSRGAVSRFGRRNPIYRQGSGTGVGVEYDLTEEISLQLGYVAEDANEPESGIGGSAYGAIAQLYFEYTDRFELGLAYVHSYNELDTGTGSELANDPFDENSDAIRANSYGIATTWQINPKFAIGGWMGLTNATAADLPGNPTAEIFNYALTFAFPDLGKEGSLGGIVIGQPPKVTNTDFGRFRDRDTSPHLEIFYRLQATENISITPGVLIITNPEHDNNNSSVYVGTIRTTFDF
- a CDS encoding calcium-binding protein yields the protein MSTINGTNASETINGTSADDLINAFGGNDIVNAEDGNDTVFGGDGNDTINGEDGDDFLYGGNNNDTINGDDGNDEIFGDSGNDILRGDNGDDIINGGVGDDQLFGQEGNDTLIGGDGIDRLNGEDSNDTLDGGLNNDILDGGFGDDIIFGRDGNDQLFGRDGSDQLNGEAGDDTISGETGDDTINGGIGIDNVTGGFGNDSINGGDGNDTLNGQEDNDTILGGNGTDTITGGFGSDILTGGAGNDTFIFTDPNQGIDTITDFSNVTGNNDIFRVSAAAFGGGLVPGAVILTSQFQLGAAANDASDRFIYDSSIGTLYFDVDGNGSTSQIELVRLDGNPTITRNDIFVIA
- a CDS encoding DUF4336 domain-containing protein, whose translation is MLREIDRNIWVGERQLKFLGLEVGTRMTVIRLDNGELIIISPIDVDETTIQQINALGHVTTIIAPNCYHHLFLNNFKSIYPNAEIWIAPGLDLKRPDIKSDRILNECGKIGNLNEVEYLLFAGFQTIGIGNSGILNEIVFWHRESQTLILTDTAFHFDDSFPWQTRLIAKVLGGDRQLEPTLLEKLASRDKAQVKQSIQKVLCWDFHRVIMAHGSIIERDGKRQLQAGYEKFLSTINL
- a CDS encoding TetR/AcrR family transcriptional regulator; translation: MTSRHLPQQSRSRKRFEQILQAAAAVFAEVGYEAASTEAIAQRANTSIGSLYRFFPDKTAVLYALAERYAEQMRDLFVTKFNSSTVDRPLAQVVSDTVEAFDDFFTTVPGAQAIMLRSRVSPELQAVNQRADREIVAHLAAFFALRQPQMEPEQRQLAALVSVEITGALQLLSLAQTEQLRQQIVTETKHILIRYLQPLFPDCDPTHEKTGS
- a CDS encoding PhoX family phosphatase, yielding MSRITRRQLLVFFGAGVGAAAFSPVLENKLFGAGSSAAQAAEALSFTPVRLPHPLPIYQQLPSYLPAGSEKGQVLQPSTDARLTKYTVYDDVVVPPEYERYVIVGWGDRVFPNPDDYFGYNCDYTGFVPINGTKVRGKENDIGNGIHYDGITVKDGYLWVNHEYVSYPISLLAPETPEDLAGFSESFPYLGINISEKNRTLLGEFLYNMGGSIVRIRQDNDGRYSVVKDPKNRRIHTLSGLGINSDRTDAYKEVTSWGEKSYQKGDLNYLIGTGAAAKDVFEAVNTDGLGSKIIGTGHNCSGGTTPWGTIVSAEENFQASEEFFVGVTEAVLPNGTQTEYTEGTTGAEFGMVGEKYGWMVEIDPANPKWRSRKHTALGRFRHENITMVAESGKKLVAYMGDDRRGGHTWKFVSAGKVKSPEDKKNSELFETGTLYVARYNPDGTGEWLPLEIGASTNPISPSTLGSVEIKALGKATRNALLPLPRRNGIAAQTKDGGKYNITTENEATALKDYQGKKLSDFYTSQGAVLVDAFLAANLIGGTPTARPEDLEINPRNSREVFIAYTDGAPGSDGYPDSRIFVVSKYSKDVNAGQPSGELFKITENSSDNTGLTFRWERLAKGGEAGAEPGDGFANVDNLAFDSQNNVWGVTDMSTGAHNGFGEGAAAKLLNIDHTVVGAVVEGASSDLNIQTSDLIGVFGNNWLFYIPLDGENAGQIVPFAYGPPRCEMTGPTFVSDTLIIAVQHPGENVPFNPPQSLNRDIEMLNLDGTLFTQNRTVPRGSNWPSNLAGDLYGPPRPSVIGIRRKDGKGDRFV